The Eremothecium cymbalariae DBVPG#7215 chromosome 7, complete sequence genome contains the following window.
GAGACGACCCGTCCTGCTCACAGTCCGGACAGACCATTCAGTTCCGTCTCCGCCGTATCTTATATAAATAAGATATACTTTATAAGATATACATTATAATATGGCAGGCGACTCACTAAGTGTACATTGTAATATGGCAGGCAACTAAGTATACATTATAATATGCCTTTAGTGGAGTGCCGAGCATCCCGCATTCCAACCCCTCCGATAAACACTATTTCTCCGTaaatttcaacttctgaTGCGAAAAAAGTGATTCTGTATTACACCATACTATTACATCCTATATGATCCGATTGAAGACAATTAAAcattaaatatttaaactCATCATTATTTCAACacaaattcttcaatgaacCAATTGTGAAATCTTATATCAGACCCCAATTCTGGGTGGAATGATGTACCTAGAATTTTCCCTTGTCTTACTGCAACAATGTACTCTTGACCGTTCTTCTCAACTTTATGCAGTACCTGTACCCTCTCATTATTGTAGATCTCACTTACAATGGGAGCCCTGATAAACACTGCACTAAAGCTATCCTCCTGTGTTCCCCAAAATGAGAAATCACAATCAGAAACGAAAGAGTCCAATTGCCTTCCAAATGCATTTCTGTCCACAGCAACATCAAGAGCTCCAAGAGGCTTTAAAAGATTTGCTTGGTTACGGACATCTCTagccaaaaaaatcatccCAGCACAAGTACCCCAGACAGACTTACCCTCAGTTCGTACAAATTTATACAGGTGATCATACAGCCCTGTTCTTTCTGCAATCTGGGATATTGTGGTCGATTCTCCACCTGGAATAACCAACGAATCACATTTCAGCAGCTGTTCTATAGTTTTAACGGTTAAAACTTCAATATTATAGCCTTTTTCATCCACACACTTCTTCAAGCACTCAATGTGTTCGTTGAAGGATCCTTGTAGCGCTAGCACACCGATGGTCTTTTCCATAGTAACTACAGAGAGGTGATCAGTAGTTTTGCAAACCGTACCGTCCTATCAAATTCGGCCTTGTCAGTGCGTACAGCACGCTGTATTACACACACAcgcacatatatatatatatatatatatatatatatatatgtagaaAAACTTCCAACAACTGTTCTGCGCGCGTCCGTGCAAATTTTCTGAGAAAAAGATCTACATATTTCTCGATTATCGATTATCACTGTAATGACTAGTGGACCCAGTGCATTTAATCGAATAACACGAGATGATGCCTGATGCAAGATGCAAATAATGGCCATTTTCGACCGAGGTTAGAGTCATAGTTAGCGATTactaatatatacatagCTACCGAGCAGTCTATGCTGAAAAAGTATCAGGAAAGGTATGCAACTGTAGAGGAAGTCATTCAGACAGAAAATTATGCAGATATATATGCGCCTCTCGAAGAAGCATTTTTTTTTCCGggttgaaaaagttgaatctttatatatataacgttATCGATAAAAGTAGTGAAATACGCCGTAGGCTAACAGAAAATCCAAGTTGCAGAAACTATAGGTACAGAAGCCTGTTTATCTTAAGATTATAGCGAGATGTCTGCGGAATACAAGTTAAAGGTCGGTTTAGCACAGATGCTGAAAGGTGGTGTTATCATGGATGTGGTCACTCCAGAGCAGGCAAAGGTTGCGGAAAGAGCAGGTGCTTGCGCCGTTATGGCGTTGGAGCGTATTCCAGCGGACATGAGAAAATGTGGGGAAGTTTGCAGGATGTCTGATCCCCAGATGATCAAGGATATTATGGATAGTGTTTCGATTCCTGTGATGGCTAAGGTGAGAATTGGCCACACCGTTGAGGCGGTGATCTTGCAGGAATTGGGTGTAGACTACATCGACGAAAGTGAGGTGTTGACACCAGCTGATATGTCGGATCACATCAAAAAGAACGATTATAAGGTTCCTTTTGTTTGTGGTGCGAAAACCCTTGGTGAAGCGTTGAGGAGAATTAACGAGGGTGCTGCATTTATACGTTCCAAGGGTGAAGCTGGAACAGGAGATGTCAGCGAGGCGGTGAAACACATCAAATCGATTTACTCTCAGATTGCTTGGTGCAAGGAGAATCTTGTAACTAaggaagattttgaaaaccatGCCAAGGAGTTGCGTGTTCCAGTTAGCTTGCTAGAACAGACTGTTGAATTGGGCAAATTGCCTGTGGTTACCTTTGCTGCAGGTGGTGTGGCTACACCAGCTGATGCTGCTTTGTTAATGCAATTGGGTTGCGAAGGTATTTTCGTTGGATCTGGAATCTTTAAGTCCTCAAACCCAGAGAAATTGGCCCGTGCTATTGTCCAGGCTACTACGCACTATGCTTCTCCAGCTAAGCTACTAGAGGTATCTCGTGACTTGGGAGTTGCCATGCCAGGCACTACCATTGCTTCAATTACGAAGGAGAATGGTACAAGATTATCCGAAATTGGTTGGTAAATGTTATTTGAATCATTGGACTGTCTGAGTGGGGTATTTATTTGTGTGCTATTTTTCTTGAAGTATGTTGAGTGTTACTTGCGTATAAATCTGCTGTGGCTGCTTGTCCATTAGTAGTTATTACATAAAAAATTACCACTAGTTTGTAAAGTTTGTATGTTCAATTTAATGTTTATCATAGTTAACTATTAATATGGATTTTCTTGACCATCATAATAGCAGTTACTTACATCCGACGTGTGAACCGTTTCTTGTTTTGAGATGTTAGCAGCGCAGGTGGTGAAAAATTTATCAAGGCGAGACTTTGACAGATAAAACTCACTATGTTCTCTGTCACTCAAACAAAGGGCTTCAAGGCGTTCAGGAATTCATGATGCATGACAGTGACAATGATTCCAGAGATTTTTCATCtgatgaggaggagaaTATCTTGTTTCCTGACAAGAGAGCTGTTAGGAACGATGTGTTTAGCGGTAAATTAGAAGAGCATACTGACGATCAGCATACTGACGATGAGCAGTCTGATGGagatgaagacgaagaaaaAACTTACGGTATATACAATGATCCTACCGAAAGAGGTATAGAGATTGAAGATGTGCATCCGAATGCATCAAACAACGAAAGTTCCGAAAATCAGGAAGGTAAGTCCATCTCTGATGAGGCAGAACTAGAAAGACGAAAGCaggagaagttgaagagCATAAAGAAGTTCAAGGCCGCAAAAAAGCTAAAGCATAAGACTGGCGtaatatatctatctaaAATTCCTCCTTATATGAAGCCTGCGAAGCTAAGGCAGATTTTAAGTCGATTTGGGGAAGTAGATAgattgtttttgaaaagagagGACGACCAAACATATAAACAGCGTGTTAAAGGCGGTGGTAATAAGAAAACCATGTTCAAGGAAGGTTGGGCAGAATATATTAGGAAAAAAGACGCCAAATTATGTGCAATAACGTTGAATGGGAACATCATAGGTGGTAAAAAGGGGAATTTCTATCACGATGATATCATGAATGTTAAATATCTTTCAGGTTTCAAATGGGCCGATTTAACAGAGCAAATTGCGAAAGAAAATGACATCAGGCAGTCTAAACTACAATTAGAGATTTCGCAGGCCAATAAGTTGAATGCTGAATTCATTCgaaatgttgaaaagaGTAAGATGATTAAGAACATTAAATTAAAGAGAAACGTTGACACAGACGAAGATGTACGTAGATCTTTTAAGCAGAGACGGATTACTTCCACTAGGACTGCAGCACCAGACTCCCAAAAGCAAGAACCTTCAAAACAATTGGATAgtgttatatataacttaTTCTAAATTCAAGCTGAATCTTTTGCCCTAAATACTTTTACATTCTATGCCGTTACGATAATCAAGGTCATCGCTTcgcttttcttttttctttttcatttctcGAGGATATCCGCATCGAGCATGATTAggaaaaattttctaaagCTCATCTTAATAAAAGCCATGCTGAAAACTGTTCACATTTCAAAGTGTTCTTTATAATTAGCTTATTGTGTAGcattattaaattattAGATCTCAATTAAAATCCATATTTATCTTCTTCGAAACATGGGAACTGCTAAGAAGGAGAAGCAGAGAAGAATCCGTGAGGGTAACACTAAAGATGGTAATCTCAGAGTTAAAGGTGAAAACTTTTACAGGGACTCTAAGAGAGTccagtttttgaatatgtaTAAAGGTGGTAGGGCTGTGAGGAATGCTAAAGGTGATATTATAAAAGCGGCTCCACTTCAGAGTACAGATGCTCCGGTAGCTAGAGTGCAGCCTGATCGTCGGTGGTTTGGGAATACAAGGGTCATATCACAAGATGCATTGCAGCATTTTAGAAATGCCGTGGGAGAAACGAAGCACGATAGCTACCAAGTTTTATTGAGGAGGAATAAGCTTCCAATGTCATTGCTAGAAGAAACAGATAGTTCCGAGTCTCCCACTGCGAAGATTTTGGAAACCGAATCCTTTCAGTATACATTTGGGCCAAAATCACAAAGGAAGAAGCCTAGGATGGCTTCATCGTCATTAGAGGAATTAGCTAAATCTACAGATAAAGATGGAAAGTCATTTGAAGAGAAACTGGAGTTGAATTCCACACTAGGTTTACTGGGTAATAACAATGATAACGACGATGGCTGGTCTCAACTTGCCAAGGAAGCTATATTTAACAAAGGCCAGTCGAAACGTATTTGGAACGAGCTTTACAAAGTAATTGACTCCTCTGATGTTGTAATTCATGTTTTAGATTGCCGAGACCCATTAGGTACGCGTTGTAAGTCGATTGAGGAATAcatgaaaaaagaaacaccACACAAGCACCTAATATACGTGTTGAATAAATGTGATTTAGTTCCAACTTGGCTTGCAGTATGTTTTACTATTTACCATTTACTAACGTCTATTGCAATACAAACATGACAGTGATAAACATATTATTAGCATGATAATACCAAAACTCTTTGTCAGGGCCTCTCTCCTTCCCTTTGGAAATTACCCAGAGAATGGTCTGTTAaagttttggaagataGATAACATTCGCCCGTTTATTGCTCTCGTTCTGAGAGAATTCTGATGAACATCAGATGGGTAACTTTCGTTTTGAAAGTATGCCATCGCCTTCTTAGAATGGGGAGGATCTTATGAGTTGAGCATGGATATTTAAAGACCTACAGTACCGTTGCTCGTAGTAAAGAACCTCACAATTTTGTTAGTCACTAACTGTTGTATTTGCCTTGACGTATTTTTTACTTGCATACATGTTACTAACATTTTATAATACAGGCTGCATGGGTAAAGTACTTATCGAAAGATCGTCCCACCATAGCATTTCATGCTTCAATCACCAATTCCTTTGGGAAAGGTTCATTGATTCAACTTCTACGGCAATTCTCGCAGTTGCACAAAGATAGGCAACAGATTTCTGTAGGCTTTATTGGATACCCAAACACTGGTAAGTCATCGATCATTAACACTCtaagaaaaaagaaggtCTGTCCGGTTGCGCCAATTCCTGGTGAAACCAAAGTTTGGCAGTATATTACTCTTATGAAaaggatatttttaatcGATTGCCCTGGTATCGTGCCTCCTTCAACAAAAGATACCGAAGAAGACATTCTATTCAGAGGCGTCGTTAGAGTTGAACATGTTTCCAATGCTGAGCAATATATTCCTGGTGTTTTAAAACGTTGCAAGAGGCATCATCTTGAAAGAACTTACGAAATATCGGGATGGAAAGATGCTACTGAATTCATAGAAATCTTGGCAAGAAAACAAGGTAGACTGTTGAAAGGCGGTGAGCCAGATGAAGGTGGCGTTTCTAAACAAATCTTGAATGATTTCAACAGAGGTAAAATTCCATGGTTTGTATTACCACCAGGACGGGAGGAACCTGCTTCTAAAGAGAGTTCTGTATCTGATAAATCTACTGTAAGATCTTTGGACGAAGCGAACATTGAAGATGTTCAACAGGATCAGTCCGACCAACCCTCCACAAAGAAAACGAAGGCTTGAGGCAACCAATCTAATTTATAGAATAAAGCAGCATGAACGCTTCTAGTTTATAACAAAGTAGTGTACTATATACAGCGTTTTTACTTAATAATACGCTTAATGTGGGTTTGAATTTAGGTGGCGTCTTTAGTGATTTTTAAACGAAGGCTGAATAGGGAAAATTTGCTTTTGTAGATTTAGAACCGTTCTCTGAAATGCAGGCTGCACTTATAATGGATTCAAGATTAGTAGCCCTCTGAGACAAAGCTTTTATAGAGTGAGGTATGCAAACTATCAGTGGGCAAATGACGGAGTTCCCTGATGGTGAACAGTTTTACCTTCGTCAGCAAGCACAGCAGGGGCATCCAGGCCAGCAACAACCTACAGGCTTACCGCAAATGTTCTCCCCCCAGGTTAATCAGGGTAGGTTAATGACgcaacagcagcatttATTACATGGTATTGATACTGGCCAGGATTTACAAGCGACATATTTgttaaaacaaaagatgGAGGCTGCAAATGCAGCTTTCGGCCATCAACAGCAATCTCTTCAACCGCAACAGGcgcaacaacaacttctgACAACTGGAGTCATAAATGGGCCGCCAGGGGTTTCAATGGTTCAAACAGGTGTTGGCGGCTTAGCACCTCCTCCTGGAACTTTACCTCCGCAGCTTTCTATTAATACTGGCGTGCGTGGTACGACCATCGGATTAGCACCTGCAGCCCCTGtaattcatcatccaaaCCATTTGCTGGTTCGTGAAGTATGGGCTAATAATTTAACTTCAGAGTTTGCGTCCATAAGAAGGTTGGTAGATCAATACAACTTCATTGCCTTGAGTACGGAGTTTGTAGGTACTATTGTGAGGCCTATCGGTAATTTTAGATCCAAGAATGATTATCACTACCAAACCATGAGGACAAATATCGATCTACTCAATTCAGTGCAAATTGGATTGTCACTAAGTGATTCTCAAGGTAATAAACCTGAAAATACACCTTCGACGTGGCAGTtcaattttcattttgatgTTACAAAGGAGATGGTTTCTCCCGAATCGTTagatcttttgaaaaagtcTGGCGTTGTATTTGACAAACACCAGAATAATGGTGTCGAGCCATACGATTTTGCTCAATTACTAGTTGATTCAGGGCTTTTGTTATCTGATGAAGTAACCTGGGTAAGCTTTCATGCTGCTTACGACTTTGGATTCCTGATTAACATATTGACAGATACTGCAATGcctaataataaagaagaCTATGAATATTGGGTTCAAAAGTTTCTTCCAAACTTTTACGATTTGAACGTAATTAGCAAGTCTGTCCAAGATTTGATACAACAACGCAATCAACAACTACAACAAGGCCAACAATACAGCTTAGAATCCCTAGCGGATGAAGTGGGAATTCCAAGATTTCCGCTCTTCAATACTACAGGCGGACAGAGTTTGTTGGCTTTACTAACGTTTACTCGGTTGTCTAAATtcccatttttcaaattacCCAATGGCAAGACTGATCTAAGCCAGTTCAAAAACTCCATCTACGGCATTAATAAAGAATGACCGCTACCACTACGTACGCTAATGTGATCAGGGTAGACTGATTAGATAGATACATTCCAAATCTACACGAACCGCATCGAGTTTTAGCGACAATTGATGTTAACTCTGTAATATTAGTAGCAATATAGATCATGTGACATGTTATTATAACGTTTAAAACGatatgaaaattttcatgGAGATTTCCAACTTGTCACCAAATGGTGGCCAAGTAACATGGCGAATGTTCAAGAAACTCTTCCCTCATAAGAAAATCTGCTGCATAGAGATAACCTACGGAGGAAGAGAGGGACTTTATCACATCGATTAATCGCAGCCTGTATCTATTCATCGGTCGCATATTTAGAGGTACTCTCAGATTGCATTCAGTCACACCAACTTTTAGTTCCAGCATTTCATTCAAACTTCgtgttttttatattatattgttTACTACTTTGACATTTATTAATTGATACTGATTCACTCGCcagaaaataatatactAAACGACCAAATattatccaaaattttattgAGCTTAATTTAATACCGAAAAAGGTTTTCGACGTTTATCATGACTACTGCTAATGTTCAGGACATAGGCTACGCCTTCCTAAAGACATATTACCAAAGGATGCATAATGATCCTTCTAAACTTTTTCACTTGTACTCCAATACAGCTGAATTGACCCAGATTAACTACCAAGTAAATCTCAACACCAAGACGGATATACTACCCACAGTCAAGGTTATCggcaaagaaaatattagtAAGTTTTATAGCAGAAACAATAAGATGGTGCAAGATGTTCGAGTGAAGATTGATGCTTGTGATTTTCAGTCGACTGGCTCTAGTAACAATGGGATCTTGATCTTAGCAATGGGCGAAATATGCTGGAGCAATACTCCAACTTACAGATTCTGTCAAACGTTTGTTTTACACCCTGTGGGcaacaataacaaaatGTACGATGTTACTAACGACATCATACGCTTTATCCCGGATATTCTAAAGGATATCGTTCCTGAGTCTCCTGGTTCCACTTTTTCACAATCTACTCCTTCTAATATAAAGAAGGAAGGGTCTACTAAAGAGACTACAGCAAAAATTTCCTCTTCTACGAAGGAAGACGAGGATACAAAGAAAGACAGagagaaggagaaggagaaggagagggagaaggagaagcagaaggagaaggagaaggagaaggacATTGAGAGGGAGAGGGAGAGGGAGAGGGAGAGGGATAGAAGGAGGGAGCACAAGAAcgaagaaagaaaagaagatgttATTGGGGCAGCTAAAGAAACTCTAGTACATTCAAAGGCTGAgaaggaggaagaagatcCAGTAGCTACCTTTACTGCCAAAGAAACCTCGAAAAGCCATCACAATTCTAGAATCTCAGATTCTAATAGAGAAGATATGAAGACAGTTCCAAGGTCTAAAGATGATGTTAAAGACGAAGAAAGGAAGCAATTGATGAAGTCTGAGTCTGATGTTCCTAAAAAAATGAATTGGGCATCCCAGTTGACCAATTCAGACTCGAAAATAGTCCCTAATGTCACTACTAACTATACTAGGGTACCTCCAGAACCTGCTAAAACCCCAGATAGAAGGACTCCCCCACCAAACGGGAATTCTAAAGCGAACAGCAAGAAGACTAAACATATAAGCGTTCCTAACAAGGATGGTTATTATCCAGTATACATTCGTAACACTGGTGGCGTAACAAATAAAGAGTTGACGGATACTCTAGAAAGAGAGTTCGGTGTcgtcaaaaaaatatctgCACAAGAATCTTTTGCGGTAATCGACTTCGAAGACCCACACTGTCAGCAAGACGCTATCAGGATGCATACCTTGAAGATCAGTAACACAACGGTATATATGGAACctaaaacagaaaagaaaagggGACCTCCTGCATCCTCTATTTCCGCATCAACCTCTCCAACATCAATCAACGGCAGTCGTTCAAACAAAAAGCATTCAAATCGAAGGAAAGATTGATGATTGATTGATGCCGCTGCATTCATGTGTGTTAGTAATATCGTAAATGTTCCACCAACAATCCCTTTACTAACCATGTGCTCGCCAATTAATCTATTATCATGCTCTTCTCAGCGCCACATTGTTGTGATTTATATTGATTATAAATTATAGTATCCACCACGGATGATATAACTTGCTTATAGTGTATATAGAGTGTACCATTAATATATCTGATTTACAAGTTTCTACTGtcttcttttccaaaaacagGCCTCAGATGGAATATGATGACTTGCATCTCGTCGATTACTTTTGGTATGTTGCGGTGGAGTTCTAGATTTCCGTTGTGTGAAAAAATCATGGCGCTGAGACCAGGAACGGAGAAGGGGGCTATCTATTTATTGCACATGGAACAAGTGAAGAataaaagttttaaaacaacGGTGTACCTCAAGAATAAACGGCCATCAGTGATGGAACGGTTCGTTTACACATATTAAGCAGAATtagatttcaaaaagaaaaacatcGCGAAATCATGCTTGTGCCACCTGCTAACTTTGGCATTGCCGAAGAGGGAATATGTATGTATCAGATGGTGGAATTCGACAGTGTGTGGAACAAGAGGCTAACAGTGTAACTACAGATAGATGTTCAAGGATAGAGACAATTAACCTATCTTTCCTTGAAGTACTGACATTGAAGTCAATAGTGTTTGTTGGGGGGCAAgaaccttcaaaatttttcaggGAATTCTTTGAGAGATGTAATGTTCAACTGTTTGTTATTAAACGAGTGCAGACTTCGTCCACGTTGGCCCCCCCTAGAAACAGTGTAACCAAGGAGCAGCCAGTTGAAGAGTCTGATTTCAGCAGCGGATGCCAATCAGTGTCTCAATATAAGCTGAGCGATTCTGATGATCTCATGATCATCAAAAGTACTAGTCTGCAGAAGATCTTTCGGTTAATAATGGACACAACTAACCACAACACCCTGTTAGTTGATAAAACTTCTGTTGTTATAGGACTCCTGAGGAGAATACTAAAATGGAACATATCATCTATAATTAGCGAGTACAGACTTTACACAGGCAAAAATAGCAATTATTTTGCAGAAACGTTCCTAGAAGTCATCAACGTGAATATAATCCAAAACATGGAGAAGTCTGTCAGAGAGGATGTATCTCGGCTGGACATCCATGACGATACGAATACCATCGATACGGAGCGGAAAACATCATCCCGAAAAGTGATAAACGAAGCTGATCTGTCTATGGAACCTGAGCTGCCGCAGCACATCTTAACAATCATAGATCAAGTACAAGAACACACCAGCAAGGAGGAAGGTAGTTTGGTTTCAATGGACGTCCAAAGAGTTCCTTCCTCTAAAGGTATATTTGGAAACCGATATCGTCTCGCATTCAATAAACGTGAACTATCTGAATATGAATACTACCGCAGTGATAGCTCCAACGCGGTAAAAATAACCATCCCAAGAGAATCGTTGCTACCGGAATGGTTCAAACTCCAGAGGGACTTATGGGAACAAGAAAACACTAAACAGGTGCACAACTTCTATACAGAGCGAATTTTTATCTAAGAGCATTTTGGTTCGACGAAATTTATCACGCATTCAAAATGGAATAAGTGTAACGGATGCTCGAAAGCCAACCTTTCCATTCTGCAAAAAGAACGTGACCTCTAATCTAATTTATGGGATTCGTTTACCGCAACTATCTAATTATGAGGCATAGTCATGGAGATAGATCCCTGATATCTTTTGTTAAGCAACCAAGGTATCTCGTGTAGTGACTGAAACTTCTCCTGATCTCGGCTTTTTATGGAGAAAATTTTCCAGTCCCTGGGCACATCCGGGTAACGGTGATCCTTCCCGAGATTACATTTAGAAGCATCACGTACACCAGCAGACACGTATAATAATTTCATTAGAAAACGAAAATATAACGATTTCTTTGATcttattgttgaataaagCTTACGGAAAATAGCCCTGATTGCATTAATTGAGGGATTCTCTGATCAACAGTATGCATAAAGCCAATTTTAGATCCTATGAAATTTAAGGGAGGTAAGGATGAAAGAGCCTAAATTCCACGgggaatttttgatgaagattttcTAAGCATGAAAATTGTGTTCCTAATTATGGGTCATAGATTGTTATAAAAGTCTTTATTCTTGGGCAAAAAATTAGCATTGGTTGGTCGTTTTGAGCATTCATTAACTGGATTCTATCATTTGTACACAAGGGTTTTGTTGCGGGGTTCTAAAGTGTTGCTTTAACATTAAAcgaatattattttattttaaaatgaCTAAAAAAGTCTTGGTATTGGGTTCTGGTTTTGTAGCTCAGCCTGTTATACAGGTTTTAGCTGACACCGAAGGCATTGATGTGAGTGTTGCTTGCAGGACTCTAGAAAATGCAAAAGCTTTGGCAGATGCGTCGAAGTCGCAGGCACTATCAATAGACGTGAGGAATGCTGAGCAATTGGATGCCGCTCTTAAGGAGCATGATGTTGTGATTTCGTTAATTCCATACATTTACCACGCCGATGTCGTGAAGTCCGCAATTCGGCTGAAAAAGGACGTGGTGACTACGTCTTATATTTCTGATGCCTTGCGTGAGTTGGAGCCAGAAATAAAAGCCGCTGGGATCACTGTTATGAATGAGATTGGGCTGGATCCTGGTATTGACCATTTGTATGCTGTGAAAACCATTGATGAGGTCCATCAGGCAGGTGGAAAGATCACTTCCTTTTTATCTTACTGCGGTGGGTTGCCAGCTCCAGAGAATTCTGACAATCCATTGGGGTATAAGTTCTCTTGGTCTTCAAGAGGGGTTTTGTTGGCCTTGCGGAATAGTGCTAAGTTCTGGAAGGATGGCCAGATTGAAACAGTTGAGTCTGCAGACTTGATGTCTACAGCCAAACCCTATTTTATTTACCCTGGATTCTCCTTTGTTTGTTACCCAAATAGAGACTCAACTACTTTCAGGCATTTATACAACATTCCTGAGGCTAAAACAGTTATCAGAGGAACTTTGAGGTATCAAGGGTTTCCAGAGTTTATTAAGGTTCTCGTAGACATTGGAATGTTGAAGGATGACGTTGATCCCGCTTTCTCTTCTGCGACCTCTTGGAACATCGCTCTAGCTCAATACTTGGGTGCCAAATCAGAATCAAAGGAAGATCTAATTGCGGcaattgattcaaaatcTAACTGGGGCTCCGATGAAGAACGTGAGAGGATTTTAGCTGGATTTTCATGGCTCGGAATGCTTTCAAGCAAAGCAATTGATCCAAGGGGCAATCCATTGGACACGCTATGTGCAACATTGGAGCAATTGATGCAATTTGAGGAGGGAGAACGTGACATGATTTGTTTGCAGCACAAGTTTGGAATTGAGTGGGCAGATGGTA
Protein-coding sequences here:
- the POP2 gene encoding CCR4-NOT core DEDD family RNase subunit POP2 (similar to Ashbya gossypii ABR119C) is translated as MQTISGQMTEFPDGEQFYLRQQAQQGHPGQQQPTGLPQMFSPQVNQGRLMTQQQHLLHGIDTGQDLQATYLLKQKMEAANAAFGHQQQSLQPQQAQQQLLTTGVINGPPGVSMVQTGVGGLAPPPGTLPPQLSINTGVRGTTIGLAPAAPVIHHPNHLLVREVWANNLTSEFASIRRLVDQYNFIALSTEFVGTIVRPIGNFRSKNDYHYQTMRTNIDLLNSVQIGLSLSDSQGNKPENTPSTWQFNFHFDVTKEMVSPESLDLLKKSGVVFDKHQNNGVEPYDFAQLLVDSGLLLSDEVTWVSFHAAYDFGFLINILTDTAMPNNKEDYEYWVQKFLPNFYDLNVISKSVQDLIQQRNQQLQQGQQYSLESLADEVGIPRFPLFNTTGGQSLLALLTFTRLSKFPFFKLPNGKTDLSQFKNSIYGINKE
- the OCA4 gene encoding Oca4p (similar to Ashbya gossypii ABR117C), giving the protein MLVPPANFGIAEEGIYRCSRIETINLSFLEVLTLKSIVFVGGQEPSKFFREFFERCNVQLFVIKRVQTSSTLAPPRNSVTKEQPVEESDFSSGCQSVSQYKLSDSDDLMIIKSTSLQKIFRLIMDTTNHNTLLVDKTSVVIGLLRRILKWNISSIISEYRLYTGKNSNYFAETFLEVINVNIIQNMEKSVREDVSRLDIHDDTNTIDTERKTSSRKVINEADLSMEPELPQHILTIIDQVQEHTSKEEGSLVSMDVQRVPSSKGIFGNRYRLAFNKRELSEYEYYRSDSSNAVKITIPRESLLPEWFKLQRDLWEQENTKQVHNFYTERIFI
- a CDS encoding pyridoxal 5'-phosphate synthase subunit PdxS (similar to Ashbya gossypii ABR122C) translates to MSAEYKLKVGLAQMLKGGVIMDVVTPEQAKVAERAGACAVMALERIPADMRKCGEVCRMSDPQMIKDIMDSVSIPVMAKVRIGHTVEAVILQELGVDYIDESEVLTPADMSDHIKKNDYKVPFVCGAKTLGEALRRINEGAAFIRSKGEAGTGDVSEAVKHIKSIYSQIAWCKENLVTKEDFENHAKELRVPVSLLEQTVELGKLPVVTFAAGGVATPADAALLMQLGCEGIFVGSGIFKSSNPEKLARAIVQATTHYASPAKLLEVSRDLGVAMPGTTIASITKENGTRLSEIGW
- the ESF2 gene encoding RNA-binding ATPase activator ESF2 (similar to Ashbya gossypii ABR121C); its protein translation is MHDSDNDSRDFSSDEEENILFPDKRAVRNDVFSGKLEEHTDDQHTDDEQSDGDEDEEKTYGIYNDPTERGIEIEDVHPNASNNESSENQEGKSISDEAELERRKQEKLKSIKKFKAAKKLKHKTGVIYLSKIPPYMKPAKLRQILSRFGEVDRLFLKREDDQTYKQRVKGGGNKKTMFKEGWAEYIRKKDAKLCAITLNGNIIGGKKGNFYHDDIMNVKYLSGFKWADLTEQIAKENDIRQSKLQLEISQANKLNAEFIRNVEKSKMIKNIKLKRNVDTDEDVRRSFKQRRITSTRTAAPDSQKQEPSKQLDSVIYNLF
- the BRE5 gene encoding Bre5p (similar to Ashbya gossypii ABR118C); this translates as MTTANVQDIGYAFLKTYYQRMHNDPSKLFHLYSNTAELTQINYQVNLNTKTDILPTVKVIGKENISKFYSRNNKMVQDVRVKIDACDFQSTGSSNNGILILAMGEICWSNTPTYRFCQTFVLHPVGNNNKMYDVTNDIIRFIPDILKDIVPESPGSTFSQSTPSNIKKEGSTKETTAKISSSTKEDEDTKKDREKEKEKEREKEKQKEKEKEKDIERERERERERDRRREHKNEERKEDVIGAAKETLVHSKAEKEEEDPVATFTAKETSKSHHNSRISDSNREDMKTVPRSKDDVKDEERKQLMKSESDVPKKMNWASQLTNSDSKIVPNVTTNYTRVPPEPAKTPDRRTPPPNGNSKANSKKTKHISVPNKDGYYPVYIRNTGGVTNKELTDTLEREFGVVKKISAQESFAVIDFEDPHCQQDAIRMHTLKISNTTVYMEPKTEKKRGPPASSISASTSPTSINGSRSNKKHSNRRKD
- a CDS encoding pyridoxal 5'-phosphate synthase subunit PdxT (similar to Ashbya gossypii ABR123W), whose translation is MEKTIGVLALQGSFNEHIECLKKCVDEKGYNIEVLTVKTIEQLLKCDSLVIPGGESTTISQIAERTGLYDHLYKFVRTEGKSVWGTCAGMIFLARDVRNQANLLKPLGALDVAVDRNAFGRQLDSFVSDCDFSFWGTQEDSFSAVFIRAPIVSEIYNNERVQVLHKVEKNGQEYIVAVRQGKILGTSFHPELGSDIRFHNWFIEEFVLK